A genomic window from Yarrowia lipolytica chromosome 1D, complete sequence includes:
- a CDS encoding uncharacterized protein (Truncated form of YALI0D03135g, similar to Saccharomyces cerevisiae ILV5 (YLR355C); ancestral locus Anc_4.190, highly similar to uniprot|P06168 Saccharomyces cerevisiae YLR355c ILV5 ketol-acid reducto-isomerase), with protein sequence MAATRPAFKLSAPAVARTIKTISFNGKEDEIVHERADWPQEKLLDYFKNDTIALIGYGSQGYGQGLNMRDNGLNVIIGVRKDGASWKAAQEDGWVPGKNLFDVNEAIGKGTIIMNLLSDAAQSETWPQIKPLITKGKTLYFSHGFSPVFKDLTKVETPADVDVILVAPKGSGRTVRSLFKEGRGINSSYAVWNDVTGKADEKAVALAIAVGSGYVYQTTFEKEVRSDLYGERGCLMGGIHGMFLAQYEVLRERGHSPSEAFNETVEEATQSLYPLIGKYGMDYMYDACSTTARRGALDWSPKFKDALKPVFNELYDRVEDGSETQRSLEFNSQKDYRAKFEAELQDIRDLEIWRVGKEVRKLRPENN encoded by the coding sequence ATGGCTGCTACCCGACCCGCCTTCAAGCTGTCCGCCCCCGCCGTGGCCCGAACCATCAAGACCATCTCCTTCAACGGaaaggaggacgagattgtccACGAGCGAGCCGACTGGCCccaggagaagctgctcgaCTACTTCAAGAACGACACCATTGCTCTGATCGGCTACGGCTCCCAGGGCTACGGCCAGGGTCTCAACATGCGAGACAACGGCCTCAACGTCATCATCGGAGTCCGAAAGGACGGCGCCTCGTGGAAGGCCGCTCAGGAGGACGGCTGGGTCCCCGGCAAGAACCTCTTTGACGTCAACGAGGCCATTGGCAAGGGAACTATCATCATGAACCTGCTGTCCGACGCCGCCCAGTCCGAGACCTGGCCCCAGATCAAGCccctcatcaccaagggcaagaCTCTCTACTTCTCCCACGGCTTCTCCCCCGTCTTCAAGGATCTGACTAAGGTCGAGACCCCCGCCGACGTTGACGTCATCCTCGTGGCCCCCAAGGGATCCGGCCGAACCGTCCGATCTCTGTTCAAGGAGGGACGAGGTATCAACTCCTCTTACGCCGTGTGGAACGACGTCACCGGCAAGGCCGACGAGAAGGCCGTTGCCCTCGCCATTGCCGTCGGCTCTGGCTACGTCTACCAGACCACTtttgagaaggaggtcCGATCCGATCTCTACGGAGAGCGAGGCTGCCTCATGGGCGGTATCCACGGCATGTTCCTTGCCCAGTACGAGGTTCTGCGAGAGCGAGGCCACTCTCCCTCCGAGGCCTTCAACGAGACCGTCGAGGAGGCCACCCAGTCTCTCTACCCTCTGATCGGCAAGTACGGTATGGACTACATGTACGATGCCTGCTCCACCACTgcccgacgaggagctctCGACTGGTCCcccaagttcaaggacgCCCTCAAGCCCGTTTTCAACGAGCTCTACGACCGAGTCGAGGACGGTTCCGAGACCCAGCGATCTCTGGAGTTCAACTCCCAGAAGGACTACCGAGCCAAGTTCGAGGCCGAGCTGCAGGACATCCGAGATCTCGAGATCTGGCGAGTCGGCAAGGAGGTCCGAAAGCTGCGACCCGAGAACAACTAA